From Malaya genurostris strain Urasoe2022 chromosome 2, Malgen_1.1, whole genome shotgun sequence:
gatccaacttccggttccgaaattataggatgatgagcgtcaaaacatttaaattcaaaatgatgatgcgaaactggtactttgctccgttcgcagcgtgctttgttcaattgcgtatagcgtgcaggattgccacattaaaatatatatttttcagttgaaaaatatgtaaatttctatttttttatcaatttgtatccacttgttagtgttattacaagatcatgataacgatgcttttctatgaaAGTacgcttattgcctttctcatatagaaagtttatacaatcacttgaaaaattgactagtggaaATTGGCTCGaaaggctaagtgttctatatcattcgacacagttcattatGCTGATTAATGTATGGctctgtgtgtgagtatgtgtcaaataatgtcactcataaaataaaaaatctcgtagtcccataggttgctattaaatttcacaccgtcatttagagcgacgatgcaaaaaaaaggtaaaattcttgtagatttggcttaaaactgattcaatttgtaggctatattagaaacttactaaacgaaccgacttcgcctGTACtgattccaagttcccggttccagaattaccggaaatagtggtcaaaaagtttaaaacaaaactcactcaattttctcagagattatttgaacgatttccacaaacaggcttaaataaaagttcctatagttctatagttattTGGTAGAAGATTTAAGATTTCCATCCATGGAACTATGTTTAAAAATCTCATTCACAATTTGTCCAAACGTTCATCTTCTTCGAGGTGTCACCGCTTGCACATGagacacaattttgggtgcaacattcacttcacgctagatttttttttttataccgatttttggccTCGATGCAGGAAtgcagatatgctctctcaaaataccgatatttcaattttcatacagataaataccgattttcagtttttgtgttggataccataggggtaaaccaggtcgagcgaccttttttttttggtcgcaaaatgagttttcgcactaaatcgattcttgatttttcgagaaagatattgtacagatagatttttccgccacatacagatttttgaaaaaaaaaacagttgacagcactgacgACAAGTCTGTTTTTgtattatttcgatcgaattctcgtgtgatttatgcgacatggaaaaaagttgcctttaacacttagggtaatcgtgtgataagtgttaaaattgttgtagttggaatattttatAGAAATAGGCAGGAggagttttgaaagatcgcggcgaatagtcgagtaggtaaagtgaattaaacatagattcacagAACAAATCAAAACCATATTCTGAACATTTCTACGGTTCTTTACAAaccctcagaaaccaattgcatttttttttttttttttacattaaatatttattgtttctctttggttacatttctgtatgatattacatgtcaagtgatgtagtaatgttacttttcatcttttgatttacggtaatttactagttaataattttgattaaatttctttttaacagtttaactgagagacagtttgatttatataacaaaactaaaactaCTAACAAATACTAAAATAGAGAACTAATTAAAGGGTATTCAGAAATTGCACATTTTTCTTGGAATTTTCTTATGGCTGCAATTATTTTCTCGTCGACGGTAGTGACGTCTGCTATTTGGTGAACTGTTGAAGTCCTGGTGAACCACGGAAGatccagaatcattttcagggcTCTGTTCTGCAGCACTTGGATTTTGTTTCGATGTGTAACGGCACACCTCCCCCACACAGGCAACGCGTACTGAAACACTGGAGCGATGATCTGGGTGTAAACGGCTAGCTTATTCTTGCGAATAAGAGATGACCTTCTCTTGATTAGCGGGTAGAGACATTTGATGAGCAAGGAGCATTTAGATTTTATCTTGTCGACATGCGAGCGGAAAAGTAGTTTACGATCAAAAGTGAGCCCCAGATAGACCACCTCATTGGACCAGTCGATTGGAAGCCCATCAACCACGATCTTGCAATCAGCTGGAGGAGTGAGTCGCTGAGATAGACTGTATGGAAACAGGATCGCCTGAGTTTTGGAAGCGTTAATTTTTATCTTCCAGGTGTTCATGTAGCTGACAACGGAATCAAGGCAGTTTTGCAGCTTTTTGGTGAGATGTTTTGTGACCCTTCCTTTGCAAAGGATAGCTGTATCATCCGCGAAGAAGCAGAATTGGCAACCATCAGGAAGTCGAGGGAAATCCGATGTGTAGACGTTGTACAATACTGGCCCGAGAATACTACCCTGAGGTACTCCGGCGGGTACAACAAACCCGTTCGATAGGGTTCCGTTCACGCTGACTTTGAAGCTTCTGCCACTGAGATAGTTTTGCACTATCTTGATGAGGTATACTGGGAAGTTGTAGCGATACATCTTGTAGATGAGACCTTCGTGCCAGACGTTGTCGAATGCCTTCTCGACGTCCAGTAGAGCCATGGCTGTAGACTTTGCGACGTGCTTGTTACGGTCAATGATGTTCACTACTCTTTGCAACTGATGAGTTGTGGAATGGCCCTTTCTGAATCCGAACTGTTCGGGCAGGAAAATGTTGTTGTTTTCGATGTGCAATAGAACACGATCTAAGATGAGTCTTTCGAAGAGCTTGCTTAGCGACGACAGAAGGCTAATGGGACGATAGCTAGAGGGATTCGTTGGATCTTTAGATGGTTTAAGTAACGGTACCACCTTGGCGATTTTCCACTCCGAGGGGAAGTAGTTCAAATCGAGACATCTGTTGAAAACACTGGCAATAAAGGTGTAGGTCTGATGGCTGAGTTTCTTCAATGTAAGGTTAAAAATCGAGTCAAAGCCCGgcgccttcatgtttttcgatGCTTTTACTGTTGCGGCAACTTGTTCGGGTTTAACCTTAACATTTTCCGGAACGTAGCAGCGGGTGTTACGCAAAGTGGACATCGTTTCTCGAACTGCGTCTTCCATGGGACTGACAACGGAATTACCCAGGTTGTGAGAGCGCAAAATGTGTTCGCCGATTGCGGTCGCTTTTTCAAACGGGGTTACCAGAATGTCGTTGTTCTGAGCTAACGGAGGGATTTGTTTCGGTTTGGACTTTAGTACCTTTGACACCTTCCAGAAAGGCCGCGAGAACGGGTCTAGCCTTCGGATCATTGACGAAAAGTTTTCGTTTTTCAGATCATCCACTCGAGAACTGATCAGCTCTGACAATTTCGATGCAACGTATTTTTTCGATAAATCGCCTGACCGTTGAAATTGGCGCCGTACTTTGTTACGTTGACGGATAATTGCTTTGGTCATCGAGTCGATTTTAAGCAATACTCCGTGGATCGGAACCTGTCTAACGCAGTGGTTCTCAGCTACAGAGATAGCGGCCTTCAGCTCGGATAAAGCTTCATCTATATCGTCAGTGGAATTCAAAGCTTTGGTTGCATCGATGTGTCGATCAACAATCCGGGCGAATTCCACCCAGTTGACGTCGTGGTAGTTTTTTCTGGATTGCGGTTCACCGCGCTGAATATCACCaccgatttgaaatgaaaccGGAAAATGATCAGAGCTGAGATCGTTTATTGTAACTGGTTGGCTCAGCAAGTCGAAATTCGACAGAACTATGTCCAAGGTAGACGAGATGCCGGCAGGCGAAAGATATGTCGGCTGATACGGAGCGTGGATAGTGTAATAACCCAGCTGTAGATCCTCGAAGAGAAGACACCCATTTTTATTCCTACGGATATTTCGCCATGTCTCGTGTTTCGCGTTTAAATCGCAAGCCAAAATAAACTTCTTGTCGGTTCTTGTTAGCTTCCCAAGATCGTTTTTAAACTTTCTTGCCATCCCATTGCCGTCATAGCACTGTGTCGGACAATAAgcggcaataataataatttttccagTATCGGAAGACACCTCGATACCGACGGCTTCGATCACCGATGTACGATAGTGTGGTTGAATGATATATTTAATAGTTTTCCTGATGGCTAGAGCGACACCCCCTCCGCCCGAGTGGGTTCGATCCAGCCTAACTATGTTAAACCCAGGAAGGTACAGATTATTTCCGGGTTTTAAATGCGTTTCCGTGATAGCTACGATATCTGTTGATTGTTGCTCCAAGAGATCACACAACTCAACTCGTTTCCGCGACAATCCGCGGGCGTTCCATAAAACAATATTTAACGGGTTAACAGGCATATTGTATAATGAATTGCCCTAACACAGAAATCTGGTCAAATCTTGTTTGACATTTTTGCATTTTGTTGCACATCTCTGCGAAGATCGGCAAGAGTTGTTCGGTGGTAAATTTGGGCGGAAGATTTTGGTCCAAATGAGGGGTATTTAAATGGGGACTCACCTGAGCTGGTTGACCGTTCATTCCAGCAAGTGGCATTCCGGATCCTGCCAACAACGATGACCAGAGAACCGTAGGATTTGGCTGCGGCGGCAGTTGCTGTGTGGAGGAAGTTCCAGTGCCGTTCTTCCGATTTGACGCCAGCAAAGGAAACTCGCCGTTATTGAAAACCGGACCTTTGTTGGGTTTTCTTCCAGGCTGATGATTCTGCGATGCACGTTTCCGTATTTGTTTGTACTCCTCCCTCTTGCGACACTGCTTGTCAGTGGACCGGTGACCTTCCCCGCAATGGATACATTTCAATACGGCGTCTCCTTCTGCAGGGCAGCTGGACGTTAAATGCACCTGACCGCAGTTGTTGCATCTCGGTTGAAGATGGCAGTTGCGTGTACCGTGTCCGAAGTTCAGACAGCGCATACACTGGGTGACGTCACGGTTTGTCCCACGGTACGGTTCCCAGCTCACGATCATACTGCTGATGGATCTAACAGCTTTCAAAGCGTTCAGTGTCACTGTACCTTTTTTAAAATGAACGAGGTACAGACAATCGCGATACTTGTTGGTGACATCCTTCCTAGTCATCGGGAAAACAGCAACCGGTTGGAGCTTGTATCGTTCGGCCAGCTCCGATGCGATGTCATTTCCGCTCATCAGCGGTAAACCACGTACCACTGCTTTGAATGGCTTTTCCGTTGCCAAATCGTGCGAGAAATACTCTGCACCAGCACGATCGAGATAATTTTTTGCCTTCTCATACTCGGATTTGGTATGCAACATCACCTTGATGCCGATACCACACAGCTTGAATTCGGCATGAATTCCAATTTGAATCAGTTCTCGCTGTAACGTTGCGAGCGGGACTGATTTCACCATCAGCGGTGGAAGTTTCACTTTAGCTTCTTCTTCGGGCAGTTCATCGAGAGGGCCACCGAATCCGTTGACATCGCTTACGTTGGTTGCGGTACGGTTGCTTCTTATTTCCGAACGAGCGGAGTGCACTGACATCATATCACCAATTGTGGATTGATTCTGGTTCTGGTTTTGAATAACCACACGCGGACTGGGTGtgttatttttgttacgctTAGGATTCGCCTTGGGACTAGCTTTTGAGCCTCCCGAGCGGCGTCTACGTTTCGCCATAAAAACTCAACAACGAACGAACAAACGCGAGAGAACGAAAACACGTCTGAACACGTTCAACTATCGACAAAGAATGACCAGAAACCAATTGCAGCTCTCAAAGAAACATATCAAATACTCCTTGCAAATGGTGGATAGGGTTGAATTCTACAACTTTCTCAATTTTGTGAGTCCTAATGATATCAATACCAATACTACAACagaagtattgtctcaagatgaaaGTACCGAAACAATCTATGATGGAATTAGGGCTCGTAAAAGttcttttaattttattaaatgtttCCCCGTTGTTATTTTTGCAacagtgttcggttgccggcaccccaccgtaacatttgacagaaagcagatagcgtcattccctcaaatgtcatgtgtgtgtaatagcagcacgttttttttgtgccgaataccaaagcaaacagacgcttgtactttttgttgcgctcaaaaaaaatttaattgcgtgaaaatcaacacaaaagttttttatgactttttttatagtatcataaattgaaaagcatcaatcgaaaaggtgagtggattgaatatttatgaggtggaatcgatctatttcgtgatttaataccggatgctatcaaaattctcgcaaccaaagatttgttttgtcattttcaaaatgtctaccgatttcggttaccggcacctaaaggtgttcggttaccggcactcaatttttttcgacaaatcgtgaaaaattgttagtgatatgcaggctgcggtcgagacaaagcaagccaaagatttggccaaacatctagctgctcatacagcagatgctcttgctaagaaaaaacgtggaagaccggccaaatcaacaccaaaggcgccaccattcaaatcatcgaccaagagagccaatgcgaagtcaccatcagacaatgaagacttctgttcaaaacgcttccaaaaagaaaaaaatctgttttttctttaaataactgcagtctttacttatatttttccatttttagtgaaatttcttatggtgccggtaaccgaacaccttttttgaaatggccaaaatttatcactttactaaatcgataattttttttttcaatagattgaatcaacttagtttcttattcagttgttagctaaaaagttcagctttccattgatgtatatatgtctgcataatgtgcacttagtcagaagttataagcttaaaagaaaagggtgccggtaattgaacactctcccttacttATTCTGACTTTTTTAGAGATCCAGCAGGAGTAGCCAAATTATCATTATTTTTCATCATGAGCATTTATTGCACTTGATTTGATGACAAAGAGAGTTCTGATGCTGTATGAGCATACATAATCATACAGCATCAGAACTCTCTTTGTCATGTCGCTGGTATTtggccagttttatttccaaatagctcaactaatttatcttccatgagaaatccttctacaattgatctgattctagtagatcaatgtaacatttgtagtgaactgacTACCAATAGCATTCAAGATTTCAAATTAGGCAATGattaattcaactagttctataATAAATCACCTTAGAACTAATCGGCTAGGATTCAAATTTCCTAAAGAAAGCAATGTGAACCCTGAAACTCGTTTtgcgaaaaataaatcggtcgATATCGATACAAGAATACattatttgaatcattacattgttGAAGTTAGAAGTCTATCAGTTCCGAAAGCTCAAACTAATTTCAATTCTCCTGTCATCAAAATTCTTCAACTGCTTCTTCGTCGATATCAATGTTAATACGCTAAAACCTTTGTGATGAAGTGCTGTTCATCAAAAAACTACCTGAAGTATAGgctttaagatctaccagcataACTAACTGCATTAAAGAACTTATTGTTCACAATCTATACTCGTGATACCATTTACAATTAATAGGCTTATTGTAGATGCTCTGGGGCACCCACAACTACCTGGAGTTCAGTCCTTGATATGTGAATGATcccgtaattttttcgtggaaaaatattgagaaatacaccggtgaaagagcatttttgaggacgcttctaagAAACTATGAttagcggtgtccactgtatctcagcgcagactaatcagaagtcaacaaatcaaaacagCATAGTtaaagtagatgtttttctagaccccaacggtaTTGTTTGATTcaagtttcattttatttttaaatttttggtagtcGTTTAAACAAAActttcccaaagtaacaaaaaacgaaaaggaaaacgttggggtctggcaaaatttgaaaaaaaaaaattggtgaaataatttcagaatgacgatggacatggactttcaaaacctgctttcgagaaaaacgcgttgaaaatttattgtctataaaatcgaagtaaacttttttttctaacactcgaaaaatcaacttttttctttgtaatttgtcataataaaacatttcaagcaagttttgtcaatcgaagcagaactcttgggcctgttcgtcgagctcttgcttcttcgcagtatgatatAAGCAAAGGTAAAgacccataacttccagagttttgttccaataggcttgaaaaaattaaagaatattcttagtgttttactataagaaattaCAAAGCGTTAGAGACCCTACCCGGCCCTTGATGGAATTGATTTCTATTTGATTCATAAGCGTTCATAGTCTTCTGAAACACTTAATTGCTTTTTCCTCAGTGTAAATTAGAAATACATTCTGGAAATCATAGCAACCACATGTCGTTTTCATTCGTCTGTTCGTCGTAGGATTTTCCAGCAGTTCGTATCTTTGCAATCTCCCGAAAAATGGCTCCGATAGTACCGAAAAAGTTCTATCGTCATGCTCTCAAAGCCGTAACTTACTACTCTCGGGAAAGGAAACGCCGTAAGTAATCCGTTAGTTCAACAAAAACCAATAGTTTTAGTAATTTGCTGAAATAGCTTGCAGTCTCCAAGATATTACGGCATACATGTATCTCAAGAACCAACGAGCCATGAGCGTGGACCAACTACAAGCTATTTCGAAAAAAACCTTAGCTCAACTGTGCACTGCCGGAATTgtcaaaaaagttaaaaatcaatATTGGTTAAATGAGTTGGGTTCAGAAGATGGTTCTAGAAGATCTGCTCCCATCCCGAACGAAGAAACGGTAAGACCTTCGTCATCCTTGCCgaaaagacga
This genomic window contains:
- the LOC131429610 gene encoding uncharacterized protein LOC131429610, with translation MAPIVPKKFYRHALKAVTYYSRERKRPCSLQDITAYMYLKNQRAMSVDQLQAISKKTLAQLCTAGIVKKVKNQYWLNELGSEDGSRRSAPIPNEETVRPSSSLPKRRKQMASRRSTIPMDAETSINTEERFYEESDESDYEDDEEENNTESASKSAALEPNQEQSSTSRTSTGAARVIGSDEDHSSEAAGNASP